GCGATTTTGTTTCTGGGTGCCGATATCCCCTTGTCAACAAAAATAGCCAGCGCCTCTCAAATAAAATAGCAAACTATCTTGTTTCTTTTCTTGCGAGACTCTTATTTAAGATAAAATTGCGAGACTCACAGTCGGGAATGATGGCATTTAAAAAAGATGTTTTGTGTAAAATAAAGGCAAGAGGGAAAAATATGGAGTTTTCCCAGGAGCTTAAGATCAGGGCTCTTATGAAAAATGATATTCGATGTGGGGAAATTCATATAAGATATGAGGCGCGAATAGGCGAAGTTAAGTTCAGGAGGATAAAAGATAGCATTAAAAACTTGTGTTGCCTTTTACTCTTGTGGAAAGAAATATACTGCCCCCAGTTAACAAATAAGGCGAACTAAGTTAGAATTGGCTCATAACCGAAAGGAGCCGATTCTATGAAACGCAGACAATGGACCAGTAAACAAAAGTCTCAAATCATCCTAGAGGGCCTCTCCGGCCAAATCGATGTCAGCAAACTCTGTCAAAAATATCAGATATCTCAAACACAGTACTACAAATGGCGTGATCAGTTCCTACAAACCTGTCATCAAGCCTTTGACGTCAAAAAACAATCACAAAAAGAGCAACATTTGGAAACTAAGGTCAAACAACTTAAAAACATCATCGGTGATCTCACCATTGAACTAAAAAAAAACGAGTACGAGTTATGAAACGCCAACGTTCTGAAGCAACCAGGAAGCGTGACTTAGGGCTCCTTGCTATGATTCAACCCATCAAGGATGATCACCCCCTTTGGGGCTACCGCCGTACCTGGGCTTATCTGAAATATCGCCTAGGTTACCCTACCGGTAAAAATCGTATCCATCGTGTCATGAAAGAAAACAACCTTCTCGTGACTAAACGACAGCGGATACGTGCTCGTCGCGGTCCGTTCCGCTCTAAACCTAGAGCCTACCGCCCTAATCATTACTGGGGCATCGATATGACAAAAATCAAAATGCACCCCTGGGGCTGGCTCTATCTGTGTATTGTCCTAGATTGGTGCACCAAAGAAATCGTTGGTTATTCTCTAAACATCCAATCCAAAACAGATGATTGGCTTTTAGCTCTCGAAAATGCTGTTAACAAGCGTTTTCCTCGCGGCATCCGAGAATCTATCAAAGATCAAGCGCTCTTTCTCATCTCTGACAACGGTTGTCAGCCAACCAGTCAGAGATTTATGATGAATTGTTCCCTTGTTGGTATCAAACAAATCTTTACAACCTGGTGTAACCCCAAAGGCAATTCCGATACAGAACGTGTCATGCGAACCATCAAAGAAG
This region of Patescibacteria group bacterium genomic DNA includes:
- a CDS encoding IS3 family transposase; amino-acid sequence: MKRQRSEATRKRDLGLLAMIQPIKDDHPLWGYRRTWAYLKYRLGYPTGKNRIHRVMKENNLLVTKRQRIRARRGPFRSKPRAYRPNHYWGIDMTKIKMHPWGWLYLCIVLDWCTKEIVGYSLNIQSKTDDWLLALENAVNKRFPRGIRESIKDQALFLISDNGCQPTSQRFMMNCSLVGIKQIFTTWCNPKGNSDTERVMRTIKEDLVWTYDWDNPFAFSDALSKWINAYNTDYPHQSLNNMTPKQYYETFSQKPVPVLT
- a CDS encoding transposase, with the protein product MKRRQWTSKQKSQIILEGLSGQIDVSKLCQKYQISQTQYYKWRDQFLQTCHQAFDVKKQSQKEQHLETKVKQLKNIIGDLTIELKKNEYEL